One window of Acidobacteriaceae bacterium genomic DNA carries:
- the nuoK gene encoding NADH-quinone oxidoreductase subunit NuoK, with translation MVPTSYYLILGAVLFSIGVCSFLIRRNVITIFMSIELMLNAVNLTFVAFAHMWHRIEGQIFVFFVMVVAAAEAAVGLAIIIALFRARQTLNVDQVNLMKD, from the coding sequence ATGGTCCCCACCTCGTACTACCTCATCCTCGGGGCCGTGCTCTTCTCGATTGGCGTCTGTTCCTTTCTGATCAGGCGCAATGTGATCACGATTTTCATGTCGATCGAGCTGATGCTCAACGCCGTCAACCTGACCTTCGTTGCGTTTGCGCACATGTGGCACCGCATTGAGGGCCAGATCTTCGTCTTTTTCGTCATGGTCGTTGCAGCGGCAGAGGCCGCTGTCGGTCTGGCGATTATCATCGCGCTCTTCCGCGCCCGTCAGACCTTGAACGTCGATCAGGTCAACCTTATGAAGGATTAA
- a CDS encoding NADH-quinone oxidoreductase subunit J: MELALFIIFGLLAVAGALNLLLQRHPINSALSLIVVMMSLAVLYWSLGAEFLAAAQVIVYSGAIMVLFVFVIMLLNAGEEDTSPASKFSRAATIAGFPGAAAIFCLLTFVFLSERDHLGAVPIGGYLTGAVNNIEVLSHTLFTSQLLPFEVTSILILVAILGAVVLARKEQ; this comes from the coding sequence ATGGAACTTGCCCTGTTCATCATCTTCGGTCTGCTCGCGGTCGCAGGAGCGCTCAACCTTCTGCTGCAGCGCCACCCGATTAACTCAGCGCTCTCGCTCATCGTCGTGATGATGTCGCTCGCGGTGCTCTACTGGTCGCTGGGCGCGGAGTTCCTGGCGGCTGCGCAGGTGATCGTCTACTCCGGCGCCATCATGGTGCTGTTCGTTTTCGTCATCATGCTGCTGAATGCCGGCGAAGAAGATACCAGCCCCGCGTCGAAATTCTCGCGCGCTGCAACGATCGCGGGCTTTCCCGGTGCGGCAGCGATCTTCTGCCTGCTGACGTTCGTCTTTCTCTCGGAGCGCGATCACCTCGGCGCCGTTCCCATCGGTGGCTACCTCACCGGCGCCGTGAACAACATCGAGGTTCTCTCGCACACCCTCTTCACCTCACAGTTGCTGCCGTTCGAAGTCACTTCGATCCTGATCCTTGTCGCGATTCTCGGCGCAGTCGTCCTCGCCAGGAAGGAGCAGTAG
- the nuoH gene encoding NADH-quinone oxidoreductase subunit NuoH: MHNFEIFLLISIIKIVVVLGITLTAVAYTVLLERKVLGRLQNRWGPSRVGPFGMLQPLADGIKLFLKEDMMPLAVERPLFILAPLIALSCALVSISMVPYAKVTPFTFHGVTVDLGQISDVNIGLLVILGITSIGVYGVALSGWSSNNKYSLFGSLRASAQLVSYELALGLSLVGVVLRSGSLSLRHIVDVQSPHGLLSWNFFGGFQFVAFFIYIMAAYAETNRTPFDLPEAESELVAGYHTEYSSMKFAMFFMAEYANMITVACVATLLFFGGATSPFGHIFDNILNGPVIGTLLSIFWFVVKILAFLLLYIWVRGTLPRFRYDQLMNFGWKFLMPVAILNILATALALAYR, from the coding sequence ATGCATAACTTTGAAATCTTTTTGCTGATCAGCATTATCAAGATCGTCGTCGTGCTGGGCATCACGCTCACCGCGGTTGCCTACACCGTGCTGCTGGAGCGCAAGGTCCTGGGCCGCCTACAGAACCGGTGGGGACCTTCGCGGGTCGGGCCGTTTGGAATGCTGCAGCCGTTAGCTGACGGGATCAAGCTCTTCCTGAAGGAAGATATGATGCCGCTTGCGGTTGAGCGCCCGCTCTTCATCCTGGCGCCGCTCATCGCGCTTTCGTGCGCGCTCGTCTCGATCTCAATGGTGCCGTATGCAAAGGTGACGCCGTTCACCTTCCACGGTGTCACCGTCGATCTCGGCCAGATCTCGGACGTCAACATCGGTCTGCTGGTCATCCTGGGCATAACCTCGATCGGGGTCTATGGGGTGGCGCTCTCAGGCTGGAGCTCGAACAATAAATACTCGCTCTTCGGTTCCCTGCGCGCCTCTGCCCAACTGGTCAGCTATGAGCTAGCGCTTGGGCTTTCGCTGGTGGGCGTGGTCCTGCGGTCGGGCTCGCTCTCATTGCGCCACATTGTGGACGTACAGTCGCCGCATGGGCTGCTGTCGTGGAACTTCTTTGGCGGCTTCCAGTTCGTCGCGTTCTTCATCTACATAATGGCGGCGTATGCGGAGACGAACCGTACCCCCTTTGACCTGCCCGAAGCCGAGAGTGAGCTCGTCGCTGGTTATCACACTGAATATTCGTCGATGAAGTTTGCGATGTTTTTCATGGCCGAGTACGCGAACATGATTACCGTCGCGTGCGTCGCTACCCTGCTCTTCTTCGGCGGCGCCACATCGCCCTTCGGCCATATCTTCGACAACATTTTGAACGGGCCGGTGATCGGCACGCTTCTGTCCATCTTCTGGTTTGTCGTAAAGATTCTCGCGTTTCTCCTGCTCTATATCTGGGTGCGTGGAACGCTTCCGCGCTTCCGTTATGACCAGCTCATGAACTTCGGCTGGAAGTTTCTTATGCCCGTCGCCATCCTGAACATCCTGGCGACGGCCCTGGCACTCGCGTATCGCTAG
- a CDS encoding molybdopterin-dependent oxidoreductase: MPDVSFTVDGQKLTAPAGTLLIDACKSAGIEVPAFCYYPGLSLQAACRMCVVRIEKMPKLQTACTTPVTEGMVVATESPEIAQARKATLQLLLGNHPLDCPVCDAGGECELQDMTFKYGAADSFYTEPKNHRDEQQWSPVVFFDRPRCILCYRCVRMCGEGMDVFALGIQNRGSSSVIAPNVPADLSPDHLARVDCEQCGMCIDACPVGALTSGTYRYKTRPWEMNHVATICTHCGDGCKTTLGVRAVSEGAEIIRGDNRDKSGMNGDFLCNKGRYAFDFANNTERLTQPLVRKDGKLTPVSWEDALTFAGNKLRELRDTRGPQSLGVIGSNRTTNEENYLLQKFARTVLGTNNIDHHRTADFVTLAAALQGTTGRFASQRDVANAPAILLVGGDPTNQAPLTAWNIRTNVRLNKAHVYVANTEEIKLRRQAHAFIQVAPFAYGSFVSYLAGDDSAASAASVIAQADELSNLRTAVLGEEKLVVLVGNELRDGELARLVNTLPNAKFACMADYANSHGASDMGLLPDVLPGYQPLSGSALGAEYNSPSTPGLDMLAMFDAANAGNLAALYVVGSNPVARYGVTPEALRNTFLIVQDLFLTETAAIADVVLPAAMLYEKSGTVTNSYGDIQLVNKAADKAGTRPDFELIVRLADKMGHPVKTLVPFGKRGIRADIGQSRGAQSGEADRHAVWLTAQNLEPKLSPFDPFAILDEIQRLVPGYDKLLRLQLFSGNDQHLTPAGSGLIQISNATSRKDLVLPSSDTLFTSGSLTKYSPMLLDIQKHQQREVADHFAEAD; this comes from the coding sequence ATGCCAGACGTATCGTTCACAGTAGACGGCCAGAAGCTCACCGCACCCGCGGGCACGCTGCTTATTGACGCGTGCAAGTCCGCGGGGATTGAGGTGCCGGCCTTCTGTTATTACCCCGGGCTCTCACTGCAGGCTGCCTGCCGCATGTGTGTGGTGCGCATTGAGAAGATGCCGAAGCTGCAAACCGCCTGCACTACGCCTGTGACTGAAGGCATGGTTGTTGCGACGGAGTCGCCGGAGATCGCGCAGGCGCGCAAGGCGACGCTGCAGCTTCTGCTGGGCAATCATCCGCTCGACTGCCCCGTGTGCGATGCAGGTGGTGAGTGCGAACTGCAGGACATGACATTCAAGTATGGGGCGGCAGACAGCTTCTACACGGAGCCCAAGAACCACCGCGACGAGCAGCAGTGGTCGCCGGTCGTGTTCTTCGATCGGCCGCGCTGCATTCTGTGCTACCGCTGCGTGCGCATGTGCGGCGAGGGCATGGACGTCTTCGCGTTGGGCATTCAGAACCGCGGCAGCTCATCGGTGATCGCGCCGAACGTTCCGGCCGATCTTTCGCCGGACCATCTCGCACGCGTGGATTGCGAACAATGCGGGATGTGCATCGACGCTTGCCCGGTGGGCGCGCTGACCTCCGGCACCTACCGCTACAAGACGCGGCCCTGGGAGATGAACCACGTCGCGACTATCTGCACACACTGCGGCGATGGCTGCAAGACCACGCTTGGCGTACGCGCGGTAAGCGAAGGCGCGGAAATCATCCGCGGCGATAACCGCGACAAGAGCGGCATGAACGGCGACTTTCTATGCAACAAAGGCCGCTATGCATTTGACTTTGCGAACAACACTGAGCGCCTGACGCAGCCGCTGGTTCGCAAGGATGGAAAACTGACGCCTGTGTCATGGGAAGACGCGCTTACCTTCGCGGGCAACAAGCTGCGTGAGCTGCGGGACACGCGCGGGCCGCAGTCGCTTGGCGTCATCGGCTCGAACCGCACGACGAACGAAGAGAATTATCTGCTCCAGAAATTCGCGCGCACAGTGCTGGGGACAAACAACATCGACCATCACCGCACGGCCGATTTCGTCACCCTCGCGGCTGCTCTGCAGGGCACGACGGGCCGCTTTGCTTCCCAGCGCGACGTGGCGAACGCACCGGCGATTCTGCTGGTTGGAGGCGACCCGACGAACCAGGCGCCGCTTACGGCATGGAACATTCGCACGAACGTTCGGCTGAACAAAGCGCACGTATACGTCGCGAATACAGAAGAGATCAAGCTGCGGCGGCAAGCGCACGCGTTCATCCAGGTCGCGCCGTTTGCTTATGGCAGCTTCGTCAGCTATCTGGCCGGAGACGATAGCGCTGCAAGCGCGGCTTCGGTGATCGCGCAGGCAGATGAACTCTCCAACTTGCGCACAGCGGTGCTTGGTGAGGAGAAGCTTGTCGTGCTCGTGGGCAATGAGCTGCGCGATGGCGAGCTTGCGCGGCTGGTCAACACCCTGCCAAATGCAAAATTTGCCTGCATGGCTGATTACGCAAACTCGCACGGAGCATCGGATATGGGTTTACTACCCGACGTGCTCCCGGGTTATCAGCCGCTTTCAGGTTCGGCACTTGGCGCTGAGTACAACTCTCCCTCGACTCCTGGCCTGGATATGCTTGCGATGTTCGACGCAGCAAACGCCGGCAACCTGGCGGCGCTGTACGTCGTCGGATCGAACCCGGTGGCGCGATACGGAGTTACGCCGGAGGCGCTCCGGAATACGTTTCTCATCGTGCAGGATCTTTTCCTGACCGAAACCGCGGCAATCGCAGATGTCGTGCTGCCCGCGGCAATGCTGTACGAGAAGTCCGGCACGGTCACCAATAGCTACGGTGATATCCAGCTCGTCAACAAAGCCGCTGATAAAGCTGGCACACGACCAGATTTCGAGCTCATCGTCCGGCTCGCGGACAAGATGGGCCATCCCGTCAAGACACTCGTTCCGTTTGGCAAGCGCGGGATCCGGGCAGACATCGGCCAATCTCGCGGCGCGCAATCTGGCGAAGCCGACCGCCATGCCGTGTGGCTCACCGCGCAGAATCTCGAGCCCAAGCTTTCGCCATTTGATCCGTTCGCGATCCTGGACGAGATTCAGCGCCTCGTTCCCGGTTACGACAAGCTGCTGCGCCTGCAATTGTTCAGCGGAAATGATCAGCATCTCACGCCGGCAGGCTCCGGCCTGATCCAGATTTCGAACGCGACCTCCCGTAAAGATCTGGTCCTGCCGTCGTCCGACACGCTCTTTACCTCGGGCTCGCTCACGAAGTACTCGCCCATGCTCCTCGACATCCAGAAGCACCAGCAGCGCGAAGTCGCCGACCACTTCGCGGAAGCCGACTAG
- a CDS encoding thioredoxin domain-containing protein, with amino-acid sequence MLELIDRVKPQSTERRMTMRWSQMMRYASLAAALCLPVAARAQFTSQAPTGVLKNLSLLKPPGNSKVAIVVFEDLGCPHCAAAHPIELKAAAETHVPIERYDLPIPSHVWTFEGAVCARYIEDRINPQLANQFRTDLFAAQMSISSKEDVLQFTRMWLQRHGKQMPFLVDPDGSLAKQVNADVDLGRRLNVGWTPTIVVVTDHKQQVICGANAESGDPRNIVPVVEAALAQVQSQPHATKHTEAIH; translated from the coding sequence TTGCTGGAGCTCATTGATCGCGTGAAACCGCAAAGCACAGAGAGGAGGATGACGATGCGTTGGTCTCAAATGATGCGATATGCAAGTCTCGCAGCCGCTTTATGTCTGCCCGTTGCTGCTCGCGCACAATTCACCTCGCAGGCTCCGACGGGCGTCCTGAAGAATCTCTCGCTGCTCAAACCGCCAGGAAACAGCAAGGTCGCCATCGTCGTGTTTGAAGACCTTGGATGTCCGCACTGCGCCGCAGCTCATCCGATCGAATTGAAAGCCGCAGCAGAGACCCACGTTCCCATTGAGCGTTACGACCTCCCAATCCCGAGCCATGTCTGGACATTCGAAGGGGCCGTGTGCGCCCGCTACATTGAGGATCGGATCAATCCCCAGCTCGCGAACCAGTTCCGCACCGATCTCTTCGCTGCACAGATGTCCATCTCGAGCAAGGAGGACGTGCTGCAGTTTACTCGGATGTGGTTGCAACGCCACGGGAAGCAGATGCCCTTCCTAGTTGACCCCGATGGTTCACTGGCAAAGCAGGTTAACGCGGACGTCGATTTGGGACGCCGGTTGAACGTTGGCTGGACTCCTACAATCGTCGTGGTCACCGACCATAAACAGCAGGTGATCTGCGGGGCGAACGCGGAAAGCGGCGATCCCAGAAACATCGTCCCTGTCGTCGAAGCAGCGCTTGCTCAGGTTCAGTCGCAGCCTCATGCCACCAAGCACACAGAGGCTATCCATTAG
- the nuoF gene encoding NADH-quinone oxidoreductase subunit NuoF, with protein sequence MPNSVSHPDEVIVLKRRFGQGASDIDKYLELDGYKATQLALEKGPEWIINEMKASGLRGRGGAGFPTGLKWSFVPKQSEKPKYVLVNGDESEPGTCKDHVIFIDDPHAIIEGTMIAGLAIGAKMGFIYLRGEYRYLLKIMEKAVADAYAKGFLGKNIFGKDGVDFDIVTQTGAGAYEVGEESALMESLEGKRGVPRIKPPFPAVVGLYGGPTVINNAETIASVPHILLMGGEAYAKLGTERNGGTRLFGISGHVNKPGVYELPMGYSLRKAIYEVAGGIKDGKQLKAVVPGGSSCPVLKADEIDVGLDFDQMAKAGTMLGSGGIVVLDETVSIVEFAMRVIKFYQHESCGWCIPCREGTDWLKKTLVRFHAGGGNKKDIDNIQYLAENMMGRTFCPLGDAAAMPTLGFVKKFRSEFEEYLEGKRTEPLLIQIQPVGEPELAGAH encoded by the coding sequence ATGCCGAATTCCGTCAGCCATCCCGACGAGGTGATCGTGCTCAAGCGGCGCTTCGGCCAGGGCGCGTCCGATATCGATAAGTACCTTGAGCTCGACGGCTATAAAGCGACGCAGCTTGCTCTCGAAAAAGGCCCGGAGTGGATCATCAACGAGATGAAAGCCAGTGGCCTCCGCGGGCGCGGCGGCGCAGGTTTTCCGACCGGTCTGAAGTGGAGCTTTGTGCCCAAGCAGAGCGAGAAGCCGAAGTACGTGCTTGTAAATGGTGATGAGTCCGAGCCGGGCACGTGCAAGGACCACGTCATCTTTATCGACGACCCGCACGCGATCATCGAGGGTACGATGATTGCCGGACTCGCGATTGGCGCGAAGATGGGGTTCATCTATCTGCGCGGCGAGTATCGCTACCTGCTGAAGATTATGGAGAAGGCCGTCGCGGACGCGTATGCGAAGGGCTTCCTGGGCAAGAACATCTTCGGCAAGGATGGCGTGGACTTCGACATCGTGACGCAGACCGGCGCGGGCGCGTATGAGGTCGGAGAAGAGTCTGCGCTGATGGAGTCGCTCGAGGGCAAGCGTGGCGTTCCGCGCATCAAGCCGCCCTTCCCTGCTGTTGTGGGTTTATACGGCGGGCCTACCGTCATCAACAACGCGGAGACGATTGCGAGCGTGCCGCACATTCTGCTGATGGGCGGCGAGGCGTACGCGAAGCTCGGCACGGAGCGCAACGGCGGAACGCGGCTGTTTGGCATCAGCGGGCATGTGAACAAGCCCGGCGTGTACGAGCTGCCGATGGGCTACTCGCTGCGCAAGGCGATCTACGAGGTCGCGGGTGGCATCAAGGACGGTAAGCAGTTGAAGGCGGTTGTCCCCGGCGGATCATCCTGCCCGGTGCTCAAGGCCGATGAGATTGATGTCGGGCTGGACTTCGACCAGATGGCGAAGGCTGGAACGATGCTCGGATCCGGTGGCATCGTTGTTCTCGACGAGACGGTGTCCATCGTTGAGTTCGCGATGCGGGTCATCAAGTTCTATCAGCATGAGAGTTGCGGTTGGTGCATTCCCTGCCGCGAAGGCACGGACTGGCTGAAGAAGACGCTGGTGCGCTTCCATGCCGGCGGCGGCAACAAGAAGGACATCGACAACATTCAGTATCTGGCCGAGAACATGATGGGCCGCACCTTCTGCCCGCTCGGCGATGCGGCAGCGATGCCTACGCTCGGGTTTGTGAAGAAGTTCCGCTCGGAGTTTGAGGAGTATCTCGAGGGCAAGCGCACGGAGCCGCTGCTCATTCAGATTCAGCCGGTCGGCGAACCCGAACTTGCTGGAGCTCATTGA
- a CDS encoding NAD(P)H-dependent oxidoreductase subunit E produces MAAIANTIFSPELAARFDKLVTLYPVKRSALVPMLLYAQDEVGYVSDEVVAELAQRLDILELDVRNVLSYYSMLRTKPAGKYNVQICTNISCMLRGGYELLDHCKHRLGVGHKGVTPDGLFSLEEVECIGACCWAPAAQVNYDFHEFLTPEKMDQVLDDYAAGRGKDVK; encoded by the coding sequence ATGGCCGCCATCGCCAACACGATTTTTTCTCCCGAGCTCGCCGCACGCTTTGACAAGCTGGTGACGCTCTATCCAGTCAAGCGCTCGGCGCTCGTGCCCATGCTGCTCTACGCGCAGGATGAGGTCGGCTACGTCTCGGACGAGGTTGTCGCCGAGCTTGCACAGCGGCTCGACATCCTCGAGCTCGATGTGCGCAACGTGCTGAGCTACTACTCGATGCTGCGCACCAAGCCCGCGGGTAAATACAACGTGCAGATTTGTACCAACATCTCGTGCATGCTGCGCGGTGGCTATGAGTTGCTGGACCACTGCAAGCACCGGCTTGGCGTAGGTCACAAGGGCGTGACGCCGGATGGGTTGTTCTCGCTTGAAGAAGTCGAGTGCATCGGCGCGTGCTGCTGGGCTCCGGCCGCGCAGGTGAACTACGACTTCCACGAATTCCTGACGCCCGAGAAGATGGATCAGGTGCTGGACGACTACGCTGCCGGCCGCGGAAAGGACGTGAAGTAA
- a CDS encoding transcriptional regulator, which produces MEQSLHTELWTSWASLLRSYAAAHGLNSTQHAVVEVSADEITLRVGSRWIRFTPNEVTASNHSPLAFHLNEDGTATVGNQPQQEMDIAAEQFAREILIPNF; this is translated from the coding sequence GTGGAGCAATCACTCCACACCGAACTTTGGACCTCCTGGGCGTCACTGCTTCGCAGCTACGCAGCCGCTCACGGACTGAACAGTACGCAGCACGCAGTTGTTGAAGTAAGTGCAGACGAAATCACCCTCCGCGTGGGCAGCCGCTGGATTCGCTTCACGCCGAACGAGGTAACCGCCAGCAACCATTCGCCGCTCGCGTTTCACTTGAACGAGGACGGCACAGCAACGGTAGGCAATCAACCGCAACAGGAGATGGACATCGCCGCTGAACAGTTCGCCCGCGAGATCCTGATCCCTAATTTTTGA
- the nuoD gene encoding NADH dehydrogenase (quinone) subunit D produces the protein MIIPGVEDVVEESVTHHHPRGSDPVSDQTMILNMGPQHPSTHGVLRLVIEVDGETVISMAPDIGYLHTGIEKTCEAKFYAQVTPLTDRIDYLAPMTNNTAYALAVEKLLELEIPPRAQWLRVLFNELMRINSHLVWLGTHAMDIGALTVFLYCFREREWLMRFFEAVSGQRMMTSYIRIGGVSMEPPLGLFDQIRKFLKTFPDKIAEYEGLLNGNPIWLGRLKGVGYISQEDAIALGVSGPPLRASGVDFDLRRDMPYSSYEKFQFKVPVSNDGDVWARYIVRMEEMRESTKICLQALDGMPEGRYVADAPKIILPDREQMKTQMESLIHHFKIVTEGFQVPAGEATSSVEAPHGMMNYYVVSDGTAKPYRVHMRNADFANLQALEVMCKGRLIADVVAVIGSLDIVLGAIDR, from the coding sequence ATGATCATCCCCGGCGTTGAGGACGTCGTCGAGGAGTCGGTGACGCACCATCATCCGCGTGGCTCGGACCCGGTCTCCGACCAGACGATGATCCTCAACATGGGGCCGCAGCATCCGTCGACGCACGGCGTGCTGCGCCTGGTGATTGAGGTCGACGGCGAGACCGTCATCTCGATGGCGCCGGACATCGGTTATCTGCATACGGGGATTGAGAAGACCTGCGAGGCAAAGTTTTACGCGCAGGTCACGCCCCTCACCGACCGCATCGACTATCTCGCGCCGATGACGAACAACACCGCGTATGCGCTGGCGGTCGAGAAGCTGCTTGAGCTCGAGATTCCGCCGCGTGCGCAGTGGCTGCGCGTGCTGTTCAACGAGTTGATGCGCATCAACTCGCACCTGGTGTGGCTGGGCACGCACGCGATGGACATCGGTGCGCTCACGGTCTTCCTATACTGCTTCCGCGAGCGCGAATGGCTCATGCGCTTTTTCGAGGCCGTCAGCGGCCAGCGCATGATGACGAGTTACATCCGCATCGGCGGTGTGTCGATGGAACCGCCGCTGGGACTGTTCGATCAGATTCGCAAGTTCCTCAAAACCTTTCCGGACAAGATCGCGGAGTACGAAGGTTTGCTGAATGGCAATCCGATCTGGCTCGGCCGCCTGAAGGGCGTCGGCTACATCTCGCAGGAGGACGCGATTGCGCTGGGCGTGAGTGGACCCCCGCTGCGCGCGTCTGGCGTTGATTTCGATCTGCGCCGCGACATGCCGTACTCCAGCTACGAGAAGTTTCAGTTCAAGGTCCCGGTCTCGAATGACGGCGACGTTTGGGCGCGGTACATCGTGCGCATGGAAGAGATGCGGGAGTCGACGAAGATCTGCCTGCAGGCGCTGGACGGCATGCCCGAAGGCCGCTACGTTGCTGACGCGCCGAAGATCATCCTGCCGGATCGCGAGCAGATGAAGACCCAGATGGAGTCGCTGATCCATCACTTCAAGATCGTCACCGAAGGCTTCCAGGTTCCGGCGGGCGAGGCGACAAGCTCGGTCGAAGCGCCGCACGGCATGATGAACTACTACGTGGTCTCAGACGGCACGGCGAAGCCTTACCGCGTGCACATGCGCAACGCGGACTTCGCGAACCTGCAGGCTTTGGAAGTGATGTGCAAGGGTCGACTCATCGCGGATGTGGTTGCAGTGATCGGGTCACTCGATATTGTGCTGGGGGCGATCGATCGATAG
- a CDS encoding NADH-quinone oxidoreductase subunit C has product MSEPKGPEPKDPMETPATPEAVFGKEAVAAALADHAAVQGLHQFITDAKWDRGELTLTVAPETIVRACEAAKAAGYNFFEDLTGVDWYPTEPRFQLSYSLLSHKLKQRIRIVARLEGDSPTIDSITGVWPAANFYEREVFDLFGVTFAGHPRLTRIMMPDNWNGHPLRKDYPVEGYR; this is encoded by the coding sequence ATGTCTGAACCAAAAGGTCCTGAGCCAAAAGATCCAATGGAAACTCCCGCCACTCCCGAGGCCGTCTTCGGCAAGGAAGCCGTCGCTGCAGCGCTCGCCGACCATGCCGCGGTTCAGGGACTTCACCAGTTCATCACCGACGCCAAGTGGGACCGCGGCGAGTTGACCCTCACGGTCGCGCCGGAAACCATCGTGCGGGCGTGCGAAGCTGCGAAGGCTGCGGGCTACAACTTTTTCGAGGATCTAACCGGCGTTGACTGGTATCCGACCGAGCCGAGGTTTCAGCTCAGCTATTCCCTGCTCTCACATAAGCTGAAACAGCGCATCCGCATCGTGGCGCGGCTGGAGGGTGATTCACCGACGATTGATTCGATCACCGGCGTGTGGCCGGCGGCGAACTTCTATGAGCGCGAGGTCTTCGACCTGTTTGGCGTGACCTTCGCCGGACACCCGCGGCTGACGCGCATCATGATGCCCGACAACTGGAACGGACACCCGCTCCGCAAGGATTACCCGGTGGAGGGGTATCGCTAA
- the ndhC gene encoding NADH-quinone oxidoreductase subunit A, with amino-acid sequence MQSNPYIWQYVPLAIQILLAIGLACFMVGASYFLGKHRRSRTKLGAYECGMDPVGDARGRFSVRFYMVAMLFILFDVEAVFMLPWAVIYRKLPGITGSRLFGFWEMLVYLGFVAVGLFYVWKKGVLNWSNDRADL; translated from the coding sequence ATGCAGAGCAATCCATACATCTGGCAATATGTTCCGCTCGCTATTCAGATTCTGTTGGCGATCGGGTTGGCGTGTTTCATGGTGGGCGCGTCGTATTTTCTGGGCAAGCATCGGCGTTCGCGGACGAAGCTGGGCGCCTATGAATGCGGCATGGACCCGGTGGGCGATGCCCGCGGGCGCTTCTCCGTGCGCTTTTACATGGTGGCGATGCTGTTCATCCTGTTCGACGTTGAAGCGGTTTTCATGCTGCCCTGGGCGGTCATTTACCGGAAGCTGCCGGGCATCACCGGATCACGGCTGTTCGGGTTCTGGGAGATGCTTGTGTATCTCGGCTTTGTGGCCGTTGGGCTCTTCTATGTGTGGAAAAAGGGCGTCCTGAACTGGTCGAACGATCGCGCCGACCTGTAA
- a CDS encoding sulfite exporter TauE/SafE family protein, protein MHLLTLEILLVVFIASLVRSVFGFGEALIAVPLLALILPIQIAVPLAVLLSVAIAAVVLVQDWRKIHLGSTAWLLVSTLAGIPAGIWLLRFAHQDLLKAALAAVILLFSGYSLLGRRSLRLEHDSRPWLLGCGFLAGVLGGAYGMNGPPLVIYGAMRRWSPQHFRATLQAYFLPASAIAIAGYALSGLWTKPVTHYFLVSLIAAIPATFLGGLINRRLRGDAFLRYVYIGLICIGIVLLVQAVGHHV, encoded by the coding sequence GTGCATCTCCTCACGCTTGAAATTCTTTTGGTGGTTTTCATCGCCTCGCTGGTCCGCTCCGTCTTCGGCTTCGGCGAGGCCCTCATCGCCGTCCCTTTGCTGGCGCTCATTCTGCCCATCCAGATTGCGGTTCCGCTCGCCGTTCTACTCTCCGTCGCGATCGCGGCCGTCGTGCTCGTTCAGGATTGGCGCAAAATTCATCTCGGCAGTACAGCCTGGCTTCTCGTCTCCACGCTCGCCGGAATTCCTGCCGGAATCTGGCTCTTGAGGTTCGCCCACCAGGATCTCCTCAAGGCCGCGCTCGCTGCCGTAATCCTGCTCTTTTCCGGCTACTCTCTGCTCGGCCGCCGCTCGCTGCGTCTGGAGCACGACAGCCGGCCGTGGCTCCTGGGCTGCGGATTCCTCGCCGGCGTTCTCGGCGGAGCCTACGGGATGAACGGCCCTCCGCTCGTCATCTACGGAGCGATGCGCCGCTGGTCGCCGCAGCACTTTCGCGCGACCCTGCAAGCCTACTTTCTGCCCGCAAGTGCAATCGCTATCGCCGGCTACGCGCTCTCCGGTCTCTGGACAAAGCCGGTCACGCACTACTTTCTCGTCTCGCTCATTGCAGCGATTCCCGCCACGTTCCTTGGTGGCCTCATCAATCGCCGCCTGCGAGGAGACGCGTTCCTGCGCTACGTCTACATCGGCCTTATCTGCATCGGTATCGTCCTTCTGGTGCAAGCCGTCGGACACCACGTCTAG